The following coding sequences are from one Arvicanthis niloticus isolate mArvNil1 chromosome 14, mArvNil1.pat.X, whole genome shotgun sequence window:
- the Spry4 gene encoding protein sprouty homolog 4, with protein sequence MEPPIPQSGVPLNPSSVMVQPLLDGRVPHSRLQHPLTILPIDQMKTSHVENDYIDNPSLAPATGPKRSRGGAPELAPTPARCDQDVTHHWISFSGRPSSVSSSSSTSSDQRLLDHMAPPPVAEQASPRAVRLQPKVVHCKPLDLKGPAAPPELDKHFLLCEACGKCKCKECASPRTLPSCWVCNQECLCSAQTLVNYGTCMCLVQGIFYHCTNEDDEGSCADHPCSCSGSNCCARWSFMGALSVVLPCLLCYLPATGCVKLAQRGYDRLRRPGCRCKHTNSVICKAASGDTKASRSDKPF encoded by the coding sequence ATGGAGCCCCCGATTCCACAGAGCGGTGTCCCTTTGAATCCCAGCTCAGTCATGGTGCAGCCCCTCCTTGACGGCAGAGTGCCCCACAGCCGGCTCCAGCACCCTCTCACCATCTTACCCATTGACCAGATGAAGACCAGCCACGTGGAGAACGACTACATAGACAACCCTAGCCTGGCCCCTGCCACGGGTCCCAAGCGGTCCCGGGGTGGGGCCCCAGAGTTGGCTCCTACACCTGCCCGCTGTGACCAGGATGTTACTCACCACTGGATCTCTTTCAGCGGTCGGCCCAGCtctgtaagcagcagcagcagtactTCCTCCGATCAGAGGCTTCTAGATCACATGGCTCCACCGCCCGTGGCTGAGCAGGCCTCGCCAAGGGCCGTGCGCCTCCAGCCCAAGGTGGTCCACTGTAAGCCACTGGACCTCAAGGGCCCAGCAGCTCCGCCAGAGCTAGACAAGCACTTCTTACTGTGTGAGGCCTGTGGGAAGTGTAAGTGCAAGGAGTGTGCGTCCCCTCGGACGTTACCCTCCTGCTGGGTCTGCAACCAGGAGTGCCTGTGCTCTGCCCAGACCCTGGTCAACTATGGCACATGCATGTGCCTGGTGCAAGGTATCTTCTACCACTGTACTAATGAGGATGATGAGGGCTCTTGCGCTGACCATCCCTGCTCCTGCTCCGGCTCCAACTGCTGCGCCCGCTGGTCCTTCATGGGTGCCCTCTCTGTGGTGCTGCCTTGTCTGCTGTGCTACCTGCCAGCCACAGGCTGCGTCAAGCTGGCCCAGCGCGGCTATGACCGCCTGAGACGCCCCGGTTGCCGTTGCAAGCACACGAACAGCGTCATCTGCAAGGCAGCCAGCGGGGACACGAAGGCCAGCAGGTCCGACAAGCCTTTCTGA